The Pseudomonas fluorescens genome segment TTACTATCGTACGGATCGGAAAGGTAACCGAAGTCTAAATTCGCCTTTCAAACGAGTGAACGTAACAGTGACGGACCCTCCAAAGGATTTGGAGGATCCAAGTATTCCGCTGCTTGATAACGACACGGCACCGAAGAAGATTGACCTCGCCGACGCTCGGATGCGCGCAGGAGTGGGGATCATCGATAAGTACGAGAATTTTTTGGATGGTGATGAACTTGAGGTCACCGTCGATGGCGTTGTAGTGCCAGCACAAAAAATCGCTGGCTTCCCAACTTATGTACCGGTTCCTTATTCGTACTGGCATAACGGTGATCTCGGAGATAAAACCATTAAGGTCAGCTATCAAATAAAACGTGGAGAGATTCGACATCCTGCCAGTAATCCCCCCGAAAACGCCACTGTAAGAGTCGATCTGCGCCGGGCAGGGGACGGCGAAGGTCCAGAAGATCCAAATCCCAATTTTCGTCCAGTCGATGTTCAAGGGGCGGGCGGCAATCCGATCAACGTTTTGACGGTGCTGGACAAGGATGAGGATGTTGACGTAAAAGTGGCCGCTTACCCGGGTATCAAGGATAAGGATATTGCCACTCTGATCTGGAACGGGGTTGAAGTAAAAGACGCTGAAGGCGGTGTTCTTCTGTTGGATGGTACGGAGACTGAGCTAAATTGGACAATTGAGTGGTCAGTTGTAGACGCTGGTGGGAACGGCACGGAAGTTCCAGTGACTTATAAGGTCACCAATCCTGATGTGAACGATAACGAAGAGCGCTCAATGCCACGGGATGTAGATGTGTTCATCAGACCGGGGAGTGTGCCTCAGGCAACCTTCCAGCATCTCGATCCGGATTTTGATTATTTGAATTGCCCTTCGTTGCAAAGCCATCCAGTGCTTATAAAATGTATCGAAGTTTTTGTTCCGGGGGGAGAGCCGCAACTGGAAGGTCAGACGTTGACTTTTACTTATCAGGGCTACAGTGATTCCGCTGGTAATACTGTGATACCGAATAATAAGGAAGAAGTTAAATATCAGCCGGATTCTTCGGATGTGCAAAATGGTTTTACCATACGCTTTCCGTATGAGCAGTTTCTTAATACTGGAAATGCATGGGGGGCGGTGAGTTATAACGCCGTGATTGATGGGCGGCCTACACCTTCAGTGCGTCACCTGGTCAGGGTGGTCATGAGGAATGGTGATACGACACCTTGCAGTATTTGAAAAAAACGGGAGGCTGTTGCCTCCCGTTTTTTTATAACATTAGTGTCAGGGATATTTCTTCCTTGCTTATCGGACTTTTCCTACATTTTTTTGTGAGGAATCCGATTAGCCTCCGCGCTCTATTTTTTCACGCAAATGCATTTCGCAATTTCGCACAGGTATATCAGAGGTGGGTAAGTCATGAGAATATTTGGCGGGCGGCTTGAACGTCTTTCTGTAAAAAACGCGTTGAGTATTCTGATGGTCATGCCAGCCATTTCCATTTCCAGCGGCGGCATACTGGCAGCCACCATTGTCGATAACACGACGCTGGATATCGATTCGACGACAACGCCGATCGATTATCTGGTGCGCAACAACGGTGTGTTGAACGTCAATGGTGCCATCACCCAGTCAATTACCATTCAATCCGGATCGACACTGACCATCAATGGCGCCACGGTCGTCAGCAATCCTGGCGTCGAAGGCATTCTGGTCACCAGCAGCCGGGGCACCATCAACCAGGCCAATGTGACCAGCGACGACATCGGTCTGGCCGTCAACCGATCTTCGATTGCCGCTGGCGGCTCCACTGTGGATGTTTCCAACAGTCAGATCCGTGGTGATGTTTTCGGTGCGCAAGTCACGGGGCTCAGCACTTTGTCGCTGGCCAATACGCAAGTGACCGGTACTGGCAGCAATGGCATTGGTGCGAATCTTCTTGGCGGCGCGCTGAACGCCTCCGCCGAGACTGTCATCACCGGTCAGGCGACAGGCGTGCGCATGGTCAACGACACGGAGAATGTCGGCGCCCGTTCGCTCTCGCTGGATAACGCCACTGTACGAGGGGTCAATGGCTCGGCAGTTCTGGTTGATCGCGGTACCAATGCCACTGTCAATCTGTCTAACGGCGCCAGCCTGCTCGCCGGGAACAACAACTTGCTCGATGTCCAGGGCGCGTCCACCGCTGCCATGACCGTCGCCAACAGCACTCTGCAAGGCAACATCAACATCGCCGGCAACAGCACCGGCAACCTGACGTTCGATCAAGGCCGCATGACCGGTGATGTGCTGGTCGAAAACGGTTCGACCGCCAACGTCACCCTGCAGAACAGCTCGCAATTCACCGGCCGTCTCGACAAGGTCAATGGCGTGTCCGTCAACGGCGGTTCGATCTGGACCCTGACTGGCAACGACACCGTAGGAACGCTCGCCATGAATGGCGGGACGGTTCGTTTTGGTGCGCAGGATGTGCCGAATACCTTCTACCAGTTGAATGTCGGTACGCTCGCCGGTTCGCCGGATGGTTCCAGTACTTTCGCCATGAAGGGCAACTTCGCTACGGGGCAGCATGACGTCCTCAACGTTACCGGTGTGGCAACCGGACAGTTCGGTTTGCTGGTGGCGGCGTCGGGCCTGGATGCGGTGAATCCGCAGCAACTGACCCTGGTGCACACGGCCGCGGGCGATGCGCACTTTGCACTGACGGGCGGGCGAGTGGATCTCGGTACCTGGTCCTATGACCTGGCCCAGCGACCGGGAGGAACGGGCGGCACTGAGTGGTTCCTCGATCCGACCACCCAGGTGATCAGCCCCGGCGCCAGTGCGGTACTGGCCTTGTTCAATTCTCCGATGACCCTGTTGTACGGCGAAGCCAGCTCATTGCGTAGCCGCATGGGCGAGTTGCGATTCAATGGTGGCCAGTCGGGCGCCTGGGCACGCACCTATGGCAATCAGTACAACGTCGCCGAAGGTTCCGGTGTGGCGTACCAGCAGAACCAGCAAGGGATTTCCCTCGGTGCCGATGCCCGGGTGAATGACAGCAATGTGCTGGTGGGCTTGATGGGTGGTTACAGTCAATCAAAACTGAGTCTCGAACACGGCACCTCAGGCACGGTCGACAGTTACTACTTCGGGCCCTACGTGACGTGGATGGACCGCGACACCGGCTACTACGTTGACGGTGTGTTGAAATTCAACCGTTTCCGCAACGAAGCCAAGGTCGGTTTGAGCGACAGCACACGTGCCAAGGGCGATTACGTTAATTGGGGCGTCAGCGCATCGGTGGAAGGCGGTCGTCATATCCAGTTGAGCAACGATTACTTCATTGAGCCGTTCGTTCAGTTTTCGGCAGCGCAGATCCAGGGCAAACGCTTCAGCCTGGACAACGACATGGAGGCCGATGGCGATCGTACCCGCTCATTCCTGGGCAAGGCTGGCGCCACGTTCGGGCGCAATTTTGATATCGGCAACGGTGCTGTTGCGCAACCTTATGTGCGTGCGGCCATTGCCCATGAGTTTGCCGATGACAACAAGGTCGAGGTCAACGAAAACAACGTGTTCAACAACGATCTATCGGGCTCGCGGGCGGAGTTCGGTGCCGGTTTGGCGGTGGCCATGTCGGAGAAGTGGCAGGTGCATGTCGATCTGGATTATGCCAATGGCAAGGATATCGAACAGCCTTGGGGGGGAAATGTGGGGTTGAGGTATAGCTGGTAAGCCACGATCCCGAATATCAGGAAACCGCTACTCTTTTCAGGGAGTAGCGGTTTTTTTGTATCCGGCTTTTATGCGCGTCGTATGCCGAAGCCATCGGCAGTACCACCTCCAATGCCGATATCGAGTCGTGTATCAGTCTGACCGGTAGCCGGGAAGATCACCATCCGTTTGCCGATGCCGCCTGAGTCGGACGCCCAGCACCAGCGCTCAATGGTGCGTCGACCGCTGTAGTTACTGATAAAGGCTCGCCATTCGGCCAGAGTAGGAATTCTTCCTCCCATACTGGCCGCCGTGTTTGCACATACGGTGTAGGTATTGAAGTGGCCTGTGCCAAACAGTCTTTCCACGTTTGAAGTGGTGACGGTGTAACTGGCGGTTTGATTCGCATTGTCCGTAACGGTGATGGTTGCTGAACCGTTGCCCTTGGAAATGACGCGGCCGCTGCTGACGTTGACTTCTGCGACGTTGGGGTTACTGGAGGCATATCTGTAGGGAAGCACGCCTCCACTGGCCGATCGGTCACCAAAGGCGCCGGCAGGAGGGTTGGTAGGGGTGTCGTTATCCCTGAAGTGCCAGGCATTCAGACTCATAGTGGCTGGATTGATGGTCAGTGGCGGGATTGGTGAATTGACCGTGAAACTCCGTGCATTTGACGGTTGTCCGGTCGTCACCGCCCGTGCAGTGATGGTATGTCCGCCGAGTCCTACTGCCAGCGTAGTGGTCCATATGCCGGTGTTAAGAGCAGTCGCAATGTGTTTTGGCGTGCTTCCATCGTAGATCTGGACATCATGCAGAGGCGTTACCCGGCCTTGCAACGTGACTGAAGTGTCTGTGGTCGCTCCATTGTTCGGCAGTTCACCACGGGAGTCTCTTACTGAATCGAGTGACGGGGCGGTGTGAACTGCGACGGTCAGTCTCCGTGCCCCTGAAGTCTGGCCCGCGCCGTACAGTGCTTTGGCGGTGAAGCTGTGCGCTGCCACGCTCAACCCCGTAAGGTCTTTGGTCCAGATGCCGGTGGATGGGTCCGCTGTGGCGTTCCCTTTGCTGACGGCCCCGTCGAGGATCTCCACCTGCTGGCCCTTGCTGGCAGTGCCTGTCAGTTTCACGGTTGTGTCGACGGTGGTGCCGCCATCTGGAATCACGGTGCCTTTGGAATCCTGGGCGTTGGTGATGGTCGGCGCTGCCGCCGCAGTCACTGTCAGTGTCCGTGCCCCGAAGTCTGGCCCGCGCCGTACAGTGCTTTGGCGGTGAAGCTGTGCGCTGCCACGCTCAACCCCGTAAGGTCTTTGGTCCAGATGCCGGTGGATGGGTCCGCTGTGGCGTTCCCTTTGCTGACGGCCCCGTCGAGGATCTCCACCTGCTGGCCCTTGCTGGCAGTGCCCGTCAGTTTCACGGTTGTGTCGACGGTGGTGCCACCATCTGGAATCACGGTGCCTTTGGAATCCTGGGCGTTGGTGATGGTCGGCGCCGCCGCCGCAGTCACGGTCAGTGTCCGTGCCCCTGAAGTCTGGCCCGCGCCGTACAGTGCTTTGGCGGTGAAGCTGTGCGCTGCCACGCTCAACCCCGTAAGGTCTTTGGTCCAGATGCCGGTGGATGGGTCCGCTGTGGCGTTACCCTTGCTGACGGCCCCGTCTAGGATCTCCACCTGCTGGCCCTTGCTGGCAGTGCCTGTCAGTTTCACGGTTGTGTCGACGGTGGTGCCGCCATCTGGAATCACGGTGCCTTTGGAATCCTGGGCGTTGGTGATGGTCGGCGCCGCCGCCGCAGTCACGGTCAGTGTCCGTGCCCCGAAGTCTGGCCCGCGCCGTACAGTGCTTTGGCGGTGAAGCTGTGCGCTGCCACGCTCAACCCCGTAAGGTCTTTGGTCCAGATGCCGGTGGATGGGTCCGCTGTGGCGTTCCCTTTGCTGACGGCCCCGTCGAGGATCTCCACCTGCTGGCCCTTGCTGGCAGTGCCCGTCAGTTTCACGGTTGTGTCGACGGTGGTGCCGCCATCTGGAATCACGGTGCCTTTGGAATCCTGGGCGTTGGTGATAGTCGGCGCCGCCGCCGCAGTCACGGTCAGTGTCCGTGCCCCTGAAGTCTGGCCCGCGCCGTACAGTGCTTTGGCGGTGAAGCTGTGCGCTGCCACGCTCAACCCCGTAAGGTCTTTGGTCCAGATGCCGGTCGATGGGTCCGCTGTGGCGTTCCCTTTGCTGACGGCGCCGTCGAGGATCTCCACCTGCTGGCCCTTGCTGGCAGTGCCCGTCAGTTTCACGGTTGTGTCGACGGTGGTGCCACCATCTGGAATCACGGTGCCTTTGGAATCCTGGGCGTTGGTGATGATCGGTACATCCACGGCGGTCACGGTCAGTGTCCGTGCCCCTGAAGTCTGGCCCGCGCCGTACAGTGCTTTGGCGGTGAAGCTGTGCGCTGCCACGCTCAACCCCGTAAGGTCTTTGGTCCAGATGCCGGTGGATGGGTCCGCTGTGGCGTTACCCTTGCTGACGGCCCCGTCGAGGATCTCCACCTGCTGGCCCTTGCTGGCAGTGCCTGTCAGTTTCACGGTTGTGTCGACGGTGGTGCCGCCATCTGGAATCACGGTGCCTTTGGAATCCTGGGCGTTGGTGATAGTCGGCGCCGCCGCCGCAGTCACGGTCAGTGTCCGTGCCCCTGAAGTCTGGCCCGCGCCGTACAGTGCTTTGGCGGTGAAGCTGTGCGCTGCCACGCTCAACCCCGTAAGGTCTTTGGTCCAGATGCCGGTGGATGGGTCCGCTGTGGCGTTACCCTTGCTGACGGCCCCGTCGAGGATCTCCACCTGCTGGCCCTTGCTGGCAGTGCCCGTCAGTTTCACGGTTGTGTCGACGGTGGTGCCGCCATCTGGAATCACGGTGCCTTTGGAATCCTGGGCGTTGGTGATGGTGGGTGCAACCGCCGCAGTCACGGTCAGTGTCCGTGCCCCTGAAGTCTGGCCCGCGCCGTACAGTGCTTTGGCGGTGAAGCTGTGCGCTGCCACGCTCAACCCCGTAAGGTCTTTGGTCCAGATGCCGGTGGATGGGTCCGCTGTGGCGTTACCCTTGCTGACAGCCCCGTCGAGGATCTCCACCTGCTGGCCCTTGCTGGCAGTGCCTGTCAGTTTCACGGTTGTGTCGACGGTGGTGCCGCCATCTGGAATCACGGTGCCTTTGGAATCCTGGGCATTGGTGATAGTGGGTGGAACAGCTGCTATCACCGTAAAGGCACGGATCAGGCTGGAAACCGGGTCCGCTGGATATAGAGCGTGGGCTGTAATGTGATAATCCTTGATCTGGAGGTTGAGCAGGGGCTTGCGCCAGACGCCATCGGCATCAACATCAGCATTGCCGTGCGAGGTCGAGCCATCGAAAATCTCGACCGTCTCATCTCGGGTCGCAGAGCCTTCGACAGTTACCTGCTCAAAGAAAGTCTCGCCACCCTCTGTAACCTCCCCATTGGCGTCAGTCACATGGGTGATTTTCGGCGTCAGCCAGTCGTATCGGGTTCTGATCGTAAGCGGCAATCCCGGGAGCTCAATCGCATCGTCTTCTTGAGCGCTGCCATCGAACGAGACTTTGCAAATCACGTTTGCCGGTGTGGAATGCCCCAGCTTCATTAACTCGCTTCGAGGCAGCACTTCATTCAGCCCGCTGCTGAATTGCGCGGGAGTGATTTCCACGCCATCGAGCATCCGGATGATGTAGTCGCTGCCTACCGCTGTCTTGCCTTCCAGCCTCAACCAGAGGCGTTGCTTGAGCGCAATGTAAGGCCACTTGGCAACGAGCGTTGTGGCATTCCCATTGAACGTCATCAGATCCAGGACCCGGTTATCGTCTGACTCAGGTACTTGAGGGCGAGGCAGATCGTTTTCGGGGTCGTCGAATCCCGTGACTCTAAGGCCCAACGACTCTGATTCTGTCTCGTGGCCATAGCGGCGCACGAAGTACTTCACGTCCACGTTTTTGTTGATGTTGGGGCCGATAACCGTTGAGGCCAGATGAAAGTCCACACTGCCACTGCTGTGTCCGGGAAGTTCAGGAACTGTTGGTGTGCCGGCACCGGGGGTCCCGACCCAGAGCAGGCGAATGGTGTCGAGGGCCGGGTCCATACTGTCGTAGCTGACTTTGATGTCCACACCGTTCAACCCGTCCATGGGTTTGAGTACGGCGTTCGGTGCCTGTTTGACTTGTGGCGCTGGCAATTCACCTACCAGCGACCCGATCAGCAGATTGAGTGCGGCGGAGTGACTGTATAAACCTGTGGACGCGTGCTTGAGCGAGTAACGCACTCTGACGTACTGCCCGATACTGATCGTGACGAAGTTCGCGGGCACTCGAAAACGCAGCGGTTTACCGGCGCTCAGCGAGGTGATGGGCACCCAGTCGCTGATGCTGCCGAACGGATGTGACCCTTGCCAGTACCAGGTCACGATGTCGTCTTTTTGGGTCGGTGGATTTTCGATATAGATGTGGACGACATCGAAGACTTTGGAAGGGTCGAGCACATCGGGGTTTTTGTCGGCTTCCTCCACCTCGGGCCTGGGCAGTGTCGCGGTGACGGCTTGCACCTTGACCAGCAGATGCTCTGAATCACTGACGCCATAGAGCTCCGGCTTGTCATTGAACACGGTGTACCAAAGATCGAGTTTGCCCTTGTCGAGCACGCTGATGTGCTCTTTGTCGACGTAAGCAGTGAAAAAGCCTTCTTTTGCCTCATTGTCACTGACGGTATGAGTGAACTCATGGACATAGGGCTGACCGTTGGACTTTTCACCTATCCAGTGACCGGCGACCAGATCGCCATTGGCAATGGTCAAGTACTTGATCCGTACCGTGGCGTAGGATCTGTCCGACTCGAGTATGTCGCCCAGCAACTCGACAATCTTCGGTGCGTCCGGCATCGAAACGTCACCCACCACGTCGGCGAATTCGCGTTTGGAGGATAACGGCGGACTTGCGTCCGCTTTCGTCAGCACGTAGGAGGCATCAGCCCGGCCCATGGCGATGGCGCGGACTTGCGCGTACGGCACCTTGAATTCCATGACACTCGGAATGTTTTCCACCGATTTGGTTTCGGTGTGAATCAACGGCTTGCCAGTGAAAGGGGTGCCAATCCAGGTCATTTTCACTGAGTCGTTCAGCGCGAAATCCGAGCCCTGGATATGGACTTGGACCGTGACGTCCTCCTTGTTCAAGTTGATGATCGTGATGATCCCATTAACCGATTGCTTGATGATCGGTGCAGCCAGACGCCAGGCGCCGGCGTCCACGGCGATTTGTGTGCGTTTGGAGTGCCGGGAAGACCAGTTCCATAGTTCATCGTGAGGGTCGTACTTGATTTCCAGTGCCGCGCTGTCGCCACCGGCCAGAATGTCTTCCTGTTTGGCGACGATCACGATGGGTTCCTTGCCCTCTGCCTGAGCTTGCGTGACGAGAAGAGGTGTCAGGGTATGACTGCCCCAGCGCATCAGAATCCTGTCTCGCACCCTGATTTCCGGGTAAGCAGGAACCGTCAGGGGAACCCCTTTTTTTGCCCAATCCGCGTCGATCAATCCCTGATCGATGATTTCCTGCGGCAGTTGCGCGATGCGCAGTTCGGAGTGCCCGATGGGTAGATGAGGTTCCCTGTCTCGGCCACCGGGTCTGGTGAGTTTGACAAAAAACAGCGACACCACAGAGGGATCGTCCGGCGTGGTGGCGCCGAATCGGGTCAACTCATAAAAGCATTCATGTTGACCGGGAGTGAACAACTCCTTGGGCAGGTAAAAGAACAGGTGTTTGTCTTTCTCTCCCGGTTCAACCTTTCGGGTGAGCACCGGAACGCCGTCCCAATGAATAACACTTTCATCACCCTCCAGCATGTCGAGGTACGCCACAATCACGCTCAGCACACCGCTGTCACTTCCCGACACCACCTCAATATTGATCCCGCCATCCACGCCCTCGACTGGTGTGACTGCGCCGCTGATCTGCATGGGCCGAAGCGCCAGGGTGACGGGCTGGTCGAGATCAGGAAACAAAAGCGGACTGTGGGTGAGCATGACGAAACTCCTGAAAGAGCACGCATTGGGATCGCAGACGGTTTTTTATTGAACCTGAGGGAAGGAGGGAGAGGTACTGTCAGATCTGACAGGGGCAGGCTGGTTTGCGACGAGCGGTCCGGGCTCACGGTGTTTCCCGCCAACAAGTTGGTCTTGCGGATCGAATTCGAACCCGTGGCCATGCGCAGCGCAGTGTCAGAGGATAAGCCGCAGGAGCTGACAACTCCTTGAGGATCAGACCCTGCGGCTTTGAAAAGTTGAGCGTTGAGCGGTTTCCGGATCGGTGGCGGCCTGGCTGACACTGCCGAGCAGCGCCAATGCGAGCAACAGACATCTGATTCGCAACGTGCTTTGCATGGCGATCTCCACAAGTTTTTGGTCGCCGTCGCTCAAGTCTGGGAGACCCCCAGGACCTGCCAGAACGAGGCCGTGTCCTGGCTGGTGGCGTTGTCATTGACCGAAGAGCCGTTGAGGTCGTATGTCCAGGCGGTGTCGGCGCCCAGTACGTCGGCGGTCCACACCGGGTAGTTCAGCCACTCGAGGAAATCCGCGACAGGGCCGCTGTCGGGGAAATAAAGCGTCCACAGCCGTTTCGACTGGGCGAGGGTGATCGGTTGCAGCTTTGCAGCGGTACAAATTCTGGTCATGCCCTCCCAATCCGCGCTGGCACTCAGGAAGTGCACCTCCTGAATACCCTTGACAGTGAGGGGGTACTCGCGACTCTGGTTCTGGCTGTCGGTCGCGCGGATCCTGCAGGCGCCGTTGCGCAGGGCGGTGATCTCGCCCGATCGTGCATCGGCACTGGCAATCAGTGGATCGGTGCTGTCGTAGGTGTAGGGAGCCTGGCCCCAAGTGGCTTTACGGGTCATGCGCGCCGCTGGGGGAGGGGCAAGTGGCGGCTTGTCGACGGAGACGACGTAGTTTTCAGTGCTCAGATCCAGTGTGGCGTCGGCGTCGAAACCCGTCTGCAATTTCAGATCCAGGATGTCCGATGGTTCACGAGTGCTTTGGTGCAGCTGTACTTCGTAGCGAATCGGTACGATGTCATTTTCGTCGGCAACAAATTCCGAAGCGTCAACCTTGAACACGACATCATTGCCGACTGCGCCGGCGCTGATCGGCAGGTCATCGGTATAGGTATCACCGACGAACAAGAAAACGTGATCGCGGAACTTCATTGGCACCCAGGGCTTTATTCTGACGGTCGCCCCTCCGGGGGGAAGCGTTTGCGGATCCAGAATGTCGAGAGGCGCGTCGTCTACAGTTGGCGCCCGCAGATTGTTGTTGGTCTGGCTCATGTCACCCTCCGCTCAAGTCAAATAGGCGGCGCTCGGGCGAGCGCCGCACAGCAAGTCACCGTCGATGGGTGTCAGGGGGTATTGAGCCTGGCCAAACGGCTGGCCTTGAGCGCCAGACCGCGGGTGGCCGCATTGGCGTAGTACGATACCTGGCCTTTGAGCCGGTCTTGAGCGGCACTGCTGTCGCCGCCGGCGAGTGCATTGCCCCAGGTCACCACTTCGCCGTCGGAAGTGAGCGCCGTAAAAGCATGACGGTTGGCGTAGATCGCGGTGACGTTGACCAGTTTGGCAGTGACGGGCGTGGTATCTCCGCCGAGCAATGGGTCTCCCCAGGCCACCACGGTTCCATTTCTGCACACTGCCGCGAACGCTCCAGCGGTGGCGGCCAGTTGAACAAGATCGTCCCTGCCGGCGATCGGGTCAGGTATCAGGCCACCCGAATTGGCCTCGAGCCACCCGACGACGTGACCACTTTCTCGAAGTGCTGCAAACGCATTCGAACTGGCGACAACTGAGATGATATCCGTCAGGGAGCGTATTTCCGCAGGTATTGCCCCGCCATACCCTGCGGACCCCCAGCCCGCAATTTGTCCGCTTTTGAGCATGACGACAAAGGCTTGAGCATTCGCGCAGGCCAGTGTCTCGATGTTGGTCAGGCCGGCGACATCGTCGGATACGGTTCCGCCTTTCGCGGGATCGCCCCAGGCGACCACGGCGCCGTTTTCCCGAAGTGCGGCGAAAGCGAAGCCGTTGCCGATCACGTGTTTGATGTCGGTAAGGCTGGCAATCTCTGGAGGAACAACGCCGCCAAACCCCGCTCCACCTCCCCAGGCCATCACTTGGCCTGTCGCTCTGAGGACGGCGAAAGCATCTCCGGCTGGCGTCAGTTCGACTGCATCTTTCAAGGCCAGGATTTCGTCAGGCGGGTTTCCGCCTTTGGCAGCGGTGCCCCAGGCATGGACTGTTCCATTGGTTTTGATGCCCGCAATAGCCACGCTGTTGCCGGCGAGCTTCACGAAGTTCTGAGGATCAACGGTGCCCATTTCTCCACCCTGACCTGCAGTCCCGGCCCATGCCACGGTGAAGTTGTTGGTGCGAATCACCGCGTAGGAGCTGCCAGAACAAGCAATCCGGGCAATATCGGTGAAGGTCTGAAAGGTTGGCGGGATTTTCTGACCATTCAATGGGTTACCCCAGGCTGCCAGATTGTTCCTGTCCCGCAGCGCCACGAATGCCCCGTCATTGGCGGGAGTGCCCGGGCCACCGGTGCCAAATATGTTCACTCTGTTCAGGGTGACCTGGTCGTCGCTGGTGCGAACTTGCAAGGGGGCATAAGGGTCGGTATCAACCCAGATCTTCGCTTTCGTCCAGGTGCTGTCTTCAGCATATTTCCACTCTGCCTCTACCCGTTGCCGGGTGTCTGCGTTGAAGGCGGATATGAGCCAGCTGGAGCTGGTCTCCCGATAAATCCCCTTGTTGTAGCGGGCTCCCATGACTTGCAACTTGCCACTGCCAATCACCTTGCGCACATCGTAAACCGTCGGGTTGGAGGGGCCATCGGTTCCGCCGGCCTGGCGTTTGATTTTGTAGCTCAAGGCGATGTCCCTGCCTTCGTTGGCGTTGATCACGCTATGCGGCACCTTGATCACGGCCAGCTCTTTGTCGGCCTGCCCGGACGTCACTGTATGCGAATACGTGGTGGTGGTTTGACCCTCTACCGTTACCGTGATTTCGTCGTCTGTCTTCAGCAGGGCGGTTGCCGGTATCACCACCGTTGCGCCGTTCGGGTGAACATCATCGGGATTCAACTGATCCTTTTGCGGTCCGGTCGCTTCTTTGAAAGTGGCGTCTGGCGGTGTGAACTCCGTCGTCTCCACTCTCAGCGGATAATCCTCCCCCGGGGTTTGGCCACCCTCGAACAGTGTCACGTGATAACTGATCACCACATTCTTGTTCAGGCAGGCCTGCACGATGGCATGGTCAACCGTGAACTCAACGGGTTTGCCCTTGTTGTTTCCGCTGATGGCTTTGTCGTCCTTGTGCACTGTCACGTTGTCCGTCGTGGCCCACTTCATATAGAAATGATCGCCGGCGTTCTCTTGCCGGTTGGCGGCAATTTCGACGGTAGCCCCGTTCGGGACTTTGGATGGATCCAGTATGCCGTCAATGGCTTGCAGTACCTTGGCTGGATCCAGCAGTTGTTGGTCTGCCTTGCCGACGACGAAGGTCAGGGGATCGGAATAGCTGGTGATGTCGGTTTCGTTGCGCAAGATCCGGTAAGTGGCCGTCACTTTTTTTCCGCGGTTGGGCTCAATGTGCTCTGCTACGAATTTGGCATCCAGTGTGAAGTTAACGTCCTTGTCGGCCGAGAGGGCGTTCAGGACGACGAAGTCTTCCTTCTTGCCTGTGACCTCGGCATCCCAGGTATAGGTCACTGTGTCGCCAGACTTGCTTGGCGTACCGGTGGGTCTTGGCGCAGTGAATTTACTGGCGCCTGCGGGCAAATCGCCGGGTTCGAGTTCACCATTCTGCTCTCCCAGAACGATGGGCTTGACCAGTTCAAACTGCGGTTCGCCGACATTCACGGAGGCAGCAGGCCGGGAACGGCGCCTGATGATTTCACCGCCTTTGTCCATCAGCAGTGTGTAGGACGCGACGACTTTTCCGCCTTTGAGGGTGTGAATGTGTAAGCCGTCGACAGTGATGACAAAACCTTTTGGGTTGTTCACCTCGGACGGATCCGGGAAAT includes the following:
- a CDS encoding RCC1 domain-containing protein translates to MLKQPAKRVATRALAELEIPDKQPEPLPSGEWAINRAAAMGVHPEQGLQTYIWPWSQMGIGDDVELLKDGNVVAQTTIRDAAEVDQRVTLFVPPRHAKTGSHTLNYRVKRLNQAWETQTPPTEIYEKLEIPGGQDTLPGPGHSELFMYIDPKIVNGVVDKDIAEAGVPIIIRSESGTAPPYPNAAVGDIAEITWGGYPKKSAPLTAEQINDPDNNPIEIVVDKAIIECAGDSDKKGLGVAFIVTDIAKNVAEDWSTETRIVVSLSTDLLPAPIVDRAINNVLDLETLGDDNVIVQVVARVPEFKLDDDIELKMRGTTVEGDPIEAVAPLKKIDNVPHAYELVIQTPDARKLAKTQATFSYQLKRDGSTDPLRSKGQFVQIVGEADQLAAPILDDAQNGAIPDDLASTPLRIPHNPDIEVGMAIEIKWFGTRPDGKPYDPSFEDDWYFPDPSEVNNPKGFVITVDGLHIHTLKGGKVVASYTLLMDKGGEIIRRRSRPAASVNVGEPQFELVKPIVLGEQNGELEPGDLPAGASKFTAPRPTGTPSKSGDTVTYTWDAEVTGKKEDFVVLNALSADKDVNFTLDAKFVAEHIEPNRGKKVTATYRILRNETDITSYSDPLTFVVGKADQQLLDPAKVLQAIDGILDPSKVPNGATVEIAANRQENAGDHFYMKWATTDNVTVHKDDKAISGNNKGKPVEFTVDHAIVQACLNKNVVISYHVTLFEGGQTPGEDYPLRVETTEFTPPDATFKEATGPQKDQLNPDDVHPNGATVVIPATALLKTDDEITVTVEGQTTTTYSHTVTSGQADKELAVIKVPHSVINANEGRDIALSYKIKRQAGGTDGPSNPTVYDVRKVIGSGKLQVMGARYNKGIYRETSSSWLISAFNADTRQRVEAEWKYAEDSTWTKAKIWVDTDPYAPLQVRTSDDQVTLNRVNIFGTGGPGTPANDGAFVALRDRNNLAAWGNPLNGQKIPPTFQTFTDIARIACSGSSYAVIRTNNFTVAWAGTAGQGGEMGTVDPQNFVKLAGNSVAIAGIKTNGTVHAWGTAAKGGNPPDEILALKDAVELTPAGDAFAVLRATGQVMAWGGGAGFGGVVPPEIASLTDIKHVIGNGFAFAALRENGAVVAWGDPAKGGTVSDDVAGLTNIETLACANAQAFVVMLKSGQIAGWGSAGYGGAIPAEIRSLTDIISVVASSNAFAALRESGHVVGWLEANSGGLIPDPIAGRDDLVQLAATAGAFAAVCRNGTVVAWGDPLLGGDTTPVTAKLVNVTAIYANRHAFTALTSDGEVVTWGNALAGGDSSAAQDRLKGQVSYYANAATRGLALKASRLARLNTP